The proteins below are encoded in one region of Brevundimonas fontaquae:
- a CDS encoding DNA-directed RNA polymerase subunit alpha: protein MIERNWQELIRPEKPQIEIGSDAQRKARLVAEPLERGFGVTLGNALRRVLLSSLQGAAVTAIQIDGVVHEFSSLEGVREDVVDIVLNIKQLALRMHAEGPKRMTLRATGPGPVTAGQIDVPADIEVLNPDHVICTLDDGASVRMELTVQNGKGYVAAELNRPEDAPIGLIAVDALYSPVKKVAYRVEPTRQGQSLDYDKLLLEVETNGAVTPVDAVAYAARILQDQLQIFITFEEPKKAVEQSDGKPDLPFNPALLKKVDELELSVRSANCLKNDNIVYIGDLIQKTEGEMLRTPNFGRKSLNEIKEVLTTMGLSLGMDVPNWPPENIEDLAKKFDDQI from the coding sequence ATGATCGAAAGAAACTGGCAAGAGCTGATCCGTCCCGAGAAGCCGCAGATCGAGATCGGTTCCGACGCCCAGCGCAAGGCGCGCCTGGTGGCCGAACCCCTCGAGCGTGGCTTCGGCGTGACGCTCGGCAACGCGCTCCGTCGCGTTCTGCTGTCCTCGCTGCAAGGCGCAGCCGTCACGGCCATCCAGATCGACGGCGTCGTTCATGAATTCTCGTCGCTGGAAGGCGTGCGCGAAGACGTGGTCGACATCGTCCTGAACATCAAGCAACTGGCGCTGCGTATGCATGCCGAAGGCCCCAAGCGCATGACCCTGCGCGCCACGGGCCCCGGTCCGGTGACGGCCGGCCAGATCGACGTGCCGGCGGACATCGAGGTTCTGAACCCCGACCACGTCATCTGCACGCTGGACGATGGCGCATCGGTGCGCATGGAACTGACCGTCCAGAACGGCAAGGGCTACGTCGCCGCCGAGCTGAACCGTCCGGAAGATGCGCCGATCGGCCTGATCGCCGTCGACGCCCTGTATTCGCCGGTCAAGAAGGTGGCTTACCGCGTCGAGCCGACCCGTCAGGGTCAGTCGCTGGACTATGACAAGCTGCTGCTGGAAGTCGAAACCAACGGTGCGGTCACGCCGGTTGACGCCGTGGCCTATGCCGCGCGCATCCTGCAGGACCAGCTCCAGATCTTCATCACCTTCGAAGAGCCCAAGAAGGCTGTCGAGCAGTCGGACGGCAAGCCCGACCTGCCCTTCAACCCGGCGCTGCTGAAGAAGGTGGACGAGCTGGAACTGTCGGTTCGTTCGGCCAACTGCCTGAAGAACGACAACATCGTCTACATCGGCGACCTGATCCAGAAGACCGAGGGCGAAATGCTTCGCACCCCGAACTTTGGCCGCAAGTCGTTGAACGAGATCAAGGAAGTTCTCACGACGATGGGCCTCAGCCTCGGCATGGACGTGCCGAACTGGCCGCCCGAAAACATCGAAGATCTGGCCAAGAAGTTCGACGACCAGATCTAA
- the rplQ gene encoding 50S ribosomal protein L17 — translation MRHGAAHRKLGRTSSHRTAMFANMAASLIKHEQITTTLPKAKELRPFVEKLVTLAKKGDLHARRQAISQVRDVPQVGKLFETLGPRYSERNGGYIRIMKAGFRHGDNAPMAVIEFVDRDVEAKGKDSGPVLAFEGNDED, via the coding sequence ATGCGCCACGGCGCCGCCCATCGTAAACTCGGTCGCACGAGCAGCCACCGCACCGCCATGTTCGCCAACATGGCCGCCTCGCTGATCAAGCACGAGCAGATCACCACGACCCTGCCCAAGGCGAAGGAACTGCGTCCCTTCGTCGAGAAGCTGGTCACCCTCGCTAAGAAGGGCGACCTGCACGCGCGTCGTCAGGCCATCAGCCAGGTTCGGGACGTGCCGCAAGTCGGCAAGCTGTTCGAAACGCTTGGCCCGCGCTACAGCGAGCGTAACGGCGGCTATATCCGCATCATGAAGGCCGGCTTCCGCCACGGCGACAACGCCCCGATGGCCGTCATCGAGTTCGTCGATCGCGACGTCGAAGCCAAGGGCAAGGACTCCGGTCCGGTCCTGGCCTTCGAAGGCAACGACGAAGACTAA
- a CDS encoding GNAT family N-acetyltransferase, translating to MTVAIVDFRPDHASAWAQMNTAWLIEGEFAIEAKDRVAINDPQGVFLDKGGRIFIAQSNGQAVGCCAMVPTGDAVEICKMTVTPAARGLGLARRLLDACEAAAREAGAARLYLETNSALKPAIALYDSAGFLHLPPRPTPYARADVFMEKWL from the coding sequence ATGACCGTCGCCATCGTCGATTTCCGTCCCGATCACGCCTCCGCCTGGGCGCAAATGAACACCGCTTGGCTGATCGAGGGCGAGTTCGCCATCGAGGCCAAGGATCGGGTCGCGATCAATGATCCGCAGGGCGTCTTCCTTGACAAGGGCGGGCGCATCTTTATCGCGCAGAGCAATGGGCAGGCCGTGGGCTGCTGCGCCATGGTCCCGACCGGCGACGCGGTAGAGATATGCAAGATGACCGTCACGCCCGCCGCGCGCGGCCTGGGTCTGGCGCGACGCCTGCTGGACGCCTGCGAAGCGGCGGCGCGGGAAGCAGGCGCTGCCCGGCTCTATCTGGAAACCAACAGCGCCCTGAAGCCCGCGATCGCCTTGTATGACAGCGCCGGCTTCCTGCATCTGCCGCCACGGCCCACGCCCTATGCGCGCGCTGATGTCTTCATGGAGAAGTGGCTTTAG
- a CDS encoding LysR substrate-binding domain-containing protein: MSGRAPPPLNALRTFEIFARHGSMTRAAAELCVTHGAVSRQIAALQASLGVALVTGPRHALTLTEAGAKLAEGLTPAFSAITDAVEAARQGAVREIEISCLGTFALKWLIPRLPSFLEAHPDVRVRLSESYAPVDYRRDRFDGAIRIVEPDQVHARTEATPFLAQHQGPVGSPSMMAQLPTIDALTGAPRLHSATFRRAWSVWAELAGVTLPAAAMEREFAHNHSLVEAAIAGLGVGIAPWAFVAPDVMAGRLAAPFGFVERPSRFVFLRPEGRKDAAVDAFRDWLVAEGARSPSPPIPSTNPGG, from the coding sequence ATGTCGGGTCGCGCGCCGCCGCCGCTGAATGCGCTGCGAACCTTCGAAATCTTCGCTCGGCACGGCAGCATGACCCGCGCAGCAGCCGAGTTGTGTGTCACCCACGGGGCGGTCAGCCGTCAGATCGCGGCGCTGCAGGCTTCACTGGGCGTGGCTCTGGTGACCGGGCCACGCCATGCGCTTACGTTGACGGAGGCTGGGGCAAAGCTGGCCGAGGGCCTGACGCCAGCGTTTAGCGCGATCACGGATGCGGTCGAGGCCGCGAGGCAGGGCGCGGTGCGGGAGATCGAGATTTCCTGTCTGGGCACCTTCGCCCTTAAATGGCTCATCCCACGCTTGCCGTCCTTTCTGGAGGCGCATCCTGATGTGCGCGTTAGGCTGTCGGAATCCTATGCGCCGGTCGATTATCGGCGCGATCGTTTCGACGGCGCAATCCGTATCGTGGAGCCGGATCAGGTCCATGCGCGAACCGAAGCGACACCCTTCCTGGCTCAACATCAGGGACCTGTCGGATCGCCATCCATGATGGCCCAGCTGCCGACGATAGACGCCTTGACTGGCGCGCCGCGGCTGCATTCGGCGACCTTCCGTAGGGCCTGGTCGGTCTGGGCTGAACTGGCTGGCGTGACCCTGCCGGCGGCGGCGATGGAGCGAGAATTCGCGCACAATCATTCGCTGGTGGAGGCTGCGATTGCTGGATTGGGCGTGGGAATTGCGCCCTGGGCTTTCGTGGCGCCGGACGTGATGGCCGGCCGGTTGGCCGCGCCGTTCGGTTTCGTGGAGCGACCATCCCGGTTCGTCTTTCTGCGGCCGGAAGGCCGCAAGGACGCGGCGGTGGACGCCTTCCGCGACTGGCTCGTTGCGGAAGGCGCGCGCAGTCCGTCTCCGCCTATTCCTTCGACAAATCCTGGCGGTTGA
- a CDS encoding ABC transporter permease subunit, which translates to MLADAIRSETYRLSKNRTALFWSVLFIPIMGVILATLGFVVAKANEAKLAGKLPPDMMKGGPLDLGMAMVKSAGDFANPAILMFVLIGAATIYAGDYRWETWRLISARNARPNLLTGKVAVVGLVIVLATIAALISDVIASVMQAAVFGRPLTFSMNGAAATDFGLLTLTSWARILQFTMLGLLAAVVTRSLLAALFAPLVIGVAQFFLPQLLLPMGVTPDGWLLPLLSPGMATDLLKAAIEGGASAAQLPDHAVLKGVLSLALWIGVPFAAAVAWFNRQDLSKE; encoded by the coding sequence GTGCTGGCTGACGCGATCCGTTCCGAAACCTACCGCCTGTCCAAGAACCGCACCGCCCTGTTCTGGAGCGTGCTGTTCATCCCCATCATGGGCGTAATCCTCGCCACCCTGGGCTTCGTCGTCGCCAAAGCCAATGAGGCGAAACTGGCGGGCAAGCTGCCGCCGGACATGATGAAGGGCGGCCCGCTCGATCTGGGAATGGCCATGGTCAAGAGCGCGGGCGACTTCGCCAATCCGGCCATCCTGATGTTCGTCCTGATCGGCGCGGCGACCATCTACGCGGGCGACTATCGCTGGGAGACCTGGCGGCTGATCAGCGCGCGCAACGCCCGACCGAATCTGCTGACCGGCAAGGTCGCGGTCGTGGGTCTGGTGATCGTACTGGCGACCATCGCCGCCCTGATCTCCGACGTGATCGCCAGTGTGATGCAGGCGGCGGTATTCGGCCGCCCCCTCACCTTCTCGATGAACGGCGCAGCGGCGACGGACTTCGGCCTTCTGACCCTGACGTCCTGGGCGCGCATCCTGCAGTTCACCATGCTCGGCCTTCTGGCCGCCGTGGTGACGCGCTCGTTGCTGGCGGCCCTGTTTGCGCCGCTGGTGATCGGCGTGGCCCAGTTCTTCCTGCCCCAACTGCTGCTGCCGATGGGCGTGACGCCGGACGGCTGGCTTCTGCCGCTGCTGTCGCCGGGCATGGCCACCGACCTGCTGAAGGCCGCCATCGAGGGCGGCGCATCGGCGGCGCAACTGCCCGATCATGCCGTGCTGAAGGGGGTCCTCAGCCTGGCCCTCTGGATCGGCGTCCCCTTCGCCGCCGCCGTCGCCTGGTTCAACCGCCAGGATTTGTCGAAGGAATAG
- a CDS encoding ABC transporter ATP-binding protein, translating to METVIDIRGLTKTYGTVKALDGLTLSIPRGGVYGILGPNGAGKSTLFRTLLGLIRPTEGEATVMGGRIGDPASMRRMGSMIETPRFPPFMTARQVLEWLARAHGGVSSAEIADWLQRVGLTEAANRRVKGFSVGMLQRLGVAAALMTKPDLVILDEPTSGMDPPGIQEMRALIRSLADHDGVTVILASHQLQEVQRVCDRVAIFNKGKVITEGRVSDLTASGERLRLSVTPLAKAMSVLGERATLEGDALVAAVSRSEAAAAIKALVEGGVDIEEARWIGADLEDVFMSETGWTGVQEQNRAG from the coding sequence ATGGAAACCGTCATCGACATTCGCGGCCTGACCAAGACCTATGGGACGGTAAAGGCCTTGGACGGCCTGACGTTGTCGATCCCGCGCGGCGGGGTCTACGGCATTCTGGGTCCCAATGGTGCGGGCAAATCGACGCTGTTTCGCACCCTGTTGGGTCTGATTCGTCCGACCGAGGGCGAGGCCACGGTGATGGGCGGTCGGATCGGCGATCCGGCCTCGATGCGGCGCATGGGCTCGATGATCGAGACCCCGCGCTTCCCTCCTTTCATGACCGCCCGCCAGGTGCTGGAATGGCTGGCCCGCGCCCATGGCGGCGTGTCCTCGGCCGAGATCGCTGACTGGCTGCAACGCGTCGGCCTGACCGAGGCGGCCAATCGCCGGGTGAAGGGTTTTTCGGTCGGCATGCTGCAACGCCTGGGGGTCGCCGCCGCCCTGATGACCAAGCCGGATCTGGTCATTCTGGATGAACCGACCAGCGGCATGGATCCGCCCGGCATCCAAGAGATGCGCGCCCTGATCCGCAGCCTGGCCGACCACGACGGCGTGACCGTCATCCTGGCCAGCCACCAGCTTCAGGAGGTCCAGCGCGTCTGCGACCGCGTCGCCATCTTCAACAAGGGCAAGGTGATCACCGAGGGCCGCGTCTCCGACCTGACCGCCTCGGGCGAGCGTCTGCGCCTGTCGGTCACGCCGCTGGCGAAGGCCATGTCCGTGCTGGGCGAGCGCGCGACGCTGGAGGGCGATGCACTTGTGGCCGCCGTGTCGCGTAGCGAAGCCGCCGCCGCCATCAAGGCTCTGGTCGAGGGCGGAGTCGATATCGAAGAAGCCCGCTGGATCGGCGCGGACCTGGAAGACGTCTTCATGAGCGAAACCGGCTGGACCGGCGTGCAGGAGCAAAACCGTGCTGGCTGA
- a CDS encoding CDP-alcohol phosphatidyltransferase family protein, translated as MLNRLPWVLVIFRLLCAPALVGVSLIAPQAGGAAAILLSLAVLSDIFDGVIARRLKVVTPTLRRWDGRADVIFWLGAALALWLMHPGLAAVVGPLILVLVILEAANHAVSFTRFRREASPHHWLSKLFCLFLWALFVQLFVTGQTSWLLWFTFGLGLLSQIEAFAITMRLKTWRCDVPSVFILGR; from the coding sequence ATGCTGAACCGCCTGCCTTGGGTTCTGGTGATCTTCCGGCTGCTCTGCGCGCCTGCGCTGGTCGGCGTGTCGCTGATCGCGCCTCAGGCAGGTGGAGCCGCCGCGATCTTGCTGTCGCTGGCGGTGTTGTCCGACATCTTCGACGGCGTCATCGCGCGGCGGCTGAAGGTCGTCACGCCGACGCTTCGACGTTGGGATGGCCGGGCGGACGTGATCTTCTGGTTGGGCGCCGCCTTGGCCCTTTGGCTGATGCATCCCGGCTTGGCGGCAGTGGTCGGGCCATTGATCCTGGTGCTCGTGATTTTGGAGGCCGCCAACCACGCCGTCAGCTTCACCCGTTTTCGGCGCGAGGCGTCGCCTCATCATTGGCTGTCCAAGCTATTTTGCCTGTTTCTCTGGGCGCTCTTTGTTCAGCTGTTTGTCACAGGTCAGACGAGCTGGCTGTTGTGGTTCACCTTCGGACTAGGCTTGCTTTCACAGATAGAGGCTTTCGCCATCACGATGCGGCTGAAGACTTGGCGCTGCGACGTGCCGTCTGTTTTCATCCTTGGGCGCTAG
- a CDS encoding thioredoxin domain-containing protein yields the protein MTDDAPTPAPEPKTAKPAWFSGGRAGYLALGLSVIALGFSAAPYLTGGSNVRAYLLEHPEVLQEAQMALQTKDAEAAVEETNQAAAANAGLLAPDARDPAFGPANAKVTVIEFFDFRCPGCKAVAHDYRALMAAHPEVRFVFKDWPILDRGDDITSQYAARAALAAHQQGKYLEVYDALMTERALSIEAIDAILAAHGVDMARAKAAIAAPDTTRHIADIHTTAAALRLRGTPTFFVNGKASPGIDPAEIGRLIEAAKR from the coding sequence ATGACCGATGACGCCCCCACGCCTGCGCCCGAACCCAAGACCGCCAAGCCTGCCTGGTTCAGCGGCGGCCGCGCCGGCTATCTGGCCCTGGGCCTGTCGGTCATCGCGCTGGGCTTTTCAGCCGCGCCCTATCTGACCGGCGGATCGAACGTGCGCGCCTATCTGCTGGAGCATCCCGAGGTGCTGCAGGAGGCGCAGATGGCGCTCCAGACCAAGGACGCCGAGGCCGCCGTCGAGGAGACGAACCAGGCCGCCGCCGCCAACGCCGGCCTCCTGGCGCCCGACGCCCGCGATCCGGCCTTCGGTCCGGCGAACGCCAAGGTCACGGTGATCGAGTTCTTCGACTTCCGCTGCCCCGGCTGCAAGGCCGTGGCCCACGACTATCGCGCCCTGATGGCCGCGCATCCGGAGGTCCGCTTCGTCTTCAAGGACTGGCCGATCCTGGACCGCGGCGACGACATCACCTCGCAATACGCCGCCCGCGCCGCCTTGGCCGCGCACCAGCAGGGCAAGTATCTGGAGGTCTATGACGCCCTGATGACCGAGCGGGCGCTGTCGATCGAAGCGATCGACGCCATCCTGGCGGCGCATGGCGTGGACATGGCCCGCGCCAAGGCCGCGATCGCCGCGCCCGACACCACCCGCCACATCGCCGACATCCACACCACGGCCGCCGCCCTGCGCCTGCGCGGCACGCCGACCTTCTTCGTCAACGGCAAGGCCAGCCCCGGCATCGACCCGGCCGAGATCGGCAGGCTGATCGAAGCGGCGAAGCGCTGA
- a CDS encoding M48 family metalloprotease encodes MRWLPRSASRVLAAAATALMAVSVAGQASAQSLIRDTEVEGIVREWADPVFVAMGLNPNDIEVLLVNDNDLNAFATRGRIMGVNTGLILRTKTPGELLGVMAHEAGHIKNRHTLRDGAENAGKQPMFMTMALGALAIAAGAPDAGVALLGSSQYFGALGALHYMQSQEGEADISGARALEAAGESGAGLVSFFENFRSQEVFSDARRYPYFRSHPLSSNRIESLRRYVQEQPHYDHRDSPERMAQHALILAKIHAFMDAPNATLRDYPSTDTSLPGRYARAIAWYRDGQTDKALTAVDALIAGDVNNPYFQELKGQILFEEGRPAEAVAAHREAVRLKPDAPLLRVNLAHALIETNDKANLDEAIDQLKHAVVAEKDNTMAWRLLAQAYASQGKEGEARLASAEYYFAGGDEKQATQFALRARSMLDPGSIEWRRAVDIVLASGATPDDLNDLDRRDAARRPATLN; translated from the coding sequence ATGAGGTGGCTTCCCCGATCTGCATCCCGCGTTCTGGCGGCGGCGGCGACGGCCTTGATGGCTGTTTCCGTCGCCGGCCAGGCCTCCGCACAAAGCCTGATCCGCGACACCGAGGTCGAGGGCATCGTGCGCGAATGGGCCGACCCGGTCTTCGTGGCCATGGGGCTGAACCCCAACGACATCGAAGTCCTGCTGGTCAACGACAACGACCTGAACGCCTTTGCGACACGCGGGCGGATCATGGGCGTCAACACCGGGCTGATCCTGCGCACCAAGACGCCCGGTGAACTGCTGGGCGTGATGGCGCACGAGGCGGGCCACATCAAGAACCGCCACACCCTGCGCGACGGGGCCGAGAACGCCGGCAAACAGCCGATGTTCATGACCATGGCGCTGGGCGCCCTGGCGATCGCCGCCGGCGCGCCGGACGCAGGCGTGGCCCTGCTCGGCTCCAGCCAGTATTTCGGCGCTCTCGGCGCGCTGCATTACATGCAGAGCCAAGAAGGCGAGGCCGACATCTCGGGCGCGCGGGCGCTGGAGGCGGCCGGTGAATCCGGCGCCGGGCTGGTGTCCTTCTTCGAGAACTTCCGCTCGCAGGAGGTCTTCTCCGACGCCCGCCGCTATCCCTATTTCCGCAGCCACCCCCTGTCGTCGAACCGGATAGAGAGCCTGCGCCGCTATGTGCAGGAACAGCCGCACTACGACCATCGCGACAGCCCTGAACGTATGGCGCAGCACGCCCTGATCCTGGCCAAGATTCACGCCTTCATGGATGCGCCGAACGCCACCCTGCGCGACTATCCGTCAACCGACACCTCCCTGCCCGGCCGCTATGCGCGGGCCATCGCCTGGTATCGCGACGGCCAGACGGACAAGGCGCTGACGGCGGTGGACGCGCTGATCGCGGGCGACGTGAACAACCCCTATTTCCAGGAACTCAAAGGCCAGATCCTGTTCGAGGAAGGTCGCCCGGCCGAGGCTGTCGCCGCCCACCGCGAGGCGGTCCGCCTGAAGCCCGACGCCCCCCTGCTGCGCGTCAACCTGGCCCACGCCCTGATCGAAACCAACGACAAGGCCAATCTGGACGAGGCCATCGACCAGCTGAAACACGCCGTCGTCGCCGAGAAGGACAACACCATGGCCTGGCGACTGCTGGCCCAGGCCTATGCCTCGCAGGGCAAGGAGGGCGAGGCGCGCCTGGCCTCGGCCGAATACTATTTCGCCGGCGGGGACGAGAAACAGGCTACTCAGTTCGCCCTGCGCGCCCGCTCCATGCTGGATCCCGGCTCGATCGAATGGCGCCGCGCCGTCGATATCGTCCTGGCCTCGGGCGCCACGCCCGACGATCTCAACGACCTGGACCGCCGTGACGCCGCGCGCCGGCCCGCCACCCTCAACTGA
- a CDS encoding Rne/Rng family ribonuclease, producing the protein MSKTMLIDAAHPEETRVAIVDGRKIEEFDFESRAKRQLRGNIYLAKVTRVEPSLQAAFIEYGGNRHGFLAFNEIHPDYYQIPVADREAIMAEAHDDEDEDDLDRESTGDDVDPESALADEERLKRRLMRRYKIQDVIKRRQILLVQVVKDERGAKGAALTTWLSLAGRYCVLMPNTGKGGGISRKITNTSDRRRLKSAVSALEVPKGMGLIIRTAGAKRTKAEIKRDYQYLLRLWETIRETTLASHAPSVIYEEENLVRRAVRDMFDKDFDGIQVEGVEGFKEARDFMRVLMPAQAKKVHLYRGSRPLFAANGIEELLTQIHQPVVPLKSGGYLVINQTEALVAIDVNSGRATKERNVEQTAFKTNMEAAEEAARQLRLRDLAGLVVIDFIDMDEGKNNRAVERVLKEALSSDRARIQMGRISPFGLMEISRQRRRLGVIEGATEACPHCQGTGRIRSAESAALMTLRAVDIEAGKNGAGVVVLKVCTAVGLYILNHKRAYLQSLLERRGLNVIVQIDDSLGQGEHNIERTETNEDFVAPEIEMPNLDDDFDASLYEDEDEDDDEEIIADDDDDTVESLDREDSDDDEPRERSERHEGGRDRGRGRNRRRRGGRRDEETSDVEAVDTVSADDASDDEEDENGRRRRRGRRGGRRVREDGERDVYTWVRGRTPSLDDPYVWFDPLNPGRSEGRPERGERPERAERPAVAQSEVEGLEVVAGEGSGEEGGRSRRRRRRGRGRGEGSVSHEIKVENRATNEGMPPDGSPETPMAVMVEPTEAVETAAPTIASEPQRRRVRRKSASANVEIATEPHPDTAIEPNEATVQGAPVELDVTPHEALAAEPVEVAPVAAPTAVPVTEAVLAEPFVAPTPEIDVQAIIAEDPNQIVAPPEKPKRGWWRR; encoded by the coding sequence ATGTCAAAGACAATGCTGATCGATGCGGCGCATCCCGAGGAGACCCGGGTCGCCATCGTGGACGGGCGCAAGATTGAGGAATTCGATTTCGAATCCCGTGCGAAGCGCCAGCTTCGCGGCAACATCTACCTCGCCAAGGTCACCCGCGTAGAGCCCAGCCTGCAGGCCGCCTTCATTGAGTACGGCGGCAATCGCCACGGCTTCCTCGCCTTCAACGAGATCCACCCCGACTACTACCAAATCCCCGTCGCCGACCGCGAAGCCATCATGGCCGAGGCGCACGACGACGAGGACGAGGACGATCTCGACCGCGAATCGACCGGCGACGATGTCGATCCGGAATCGGCGCTGGCCGACGAAGAGCGGCTGAAGCGCCGCCTGATGCGTCGCTACAAGATCCAAGACGTCATCAAGCGCCGCCAGATCCTGCTGGTCCAGGTCGTCAAGGACGAGCGCGGCGCCAAGGGCGCGGCCCTGACCACCTGGCTCTCGCTGGCCGGCCGCTATTGCGTGCTGATGCCCAACACCGGCAAGGGCGGCGGCATTTCGCGAAAGATCACCAACACCTCGGACCGTCGTCGCCTGAAGAGCGCGGTGTCGGCCCTGGAAGTGCCCAAGGGCATGGGCCTGATCATCCGCACGGCGGGCGCCAAGCGCACCAAGGCCGAGATCAAGCGCGACTATCAATATCTGCTGCGCCTGTGGGAAACGATCCGCGAAACCACCCTCGCCTCTCACGCCCCCTCGGTGATCTACGAGGAAGAGAACCTGGTCCGCCGCGCCGTGCGCGACATGTTCGACAAGGATTTCGACGGCATCCAGGTCGAGGGCGTCGAGGGCTTCAAGGAAGCGCGCGACTTCATGCGCGTGCTGATGCCGGCGCAGGCCAAGAAGGTTCACCTGTATCGCGGCTCGCGGCCCCTGTTCGCGGCCAACGGCATTGAAGAACTGCTGACGCAGATCCACCAACCGGTCGTGCCGCTGAAGTCCGGCGGCTATCTGGTCATCAACCAGACCGAGGCCCTGGTGGCCATCGACGTCAACTCGGGCCGCGCCACCAAGGAACGCAACGTCGAGCAGACAGCGTTCAAAACCAATATGGAAGCGGCCGAGGAAGCCGCCCGCCAGCTGCGCCTGCGCGACCTCGCCGGCCTGGTCGTCATCGACTTCATCGACATGGATGAGGGCAAGAACAACCGCGCCGTCGAGCGCGTGCTGAAGGAAGCCCTGTCCTCCGACCGCGCCCGCATCCAGATGGGCCGCATCTCGCCCTTCGGCCTGATGGAAATCAGCCGCCAGCGTCGCCGCCTGGGCGTGATCGAGGGCGCGACCGAGGCCTGCCCGCACTGCCAGGGCACGGGCCGCATCCGCTCGGCCGAATCCGCCGCCCTGATGACCCTGCGCGCAGTCGACATCGAGGCCGGCAAGAACGGGGCGGGCGTCGTGGTGCTGAAGGTTTGCACCGCCGTCGGCCTGTACATCCTGAACCACAAGCGCGCCTATCTGCAGTCGCTCTTGGAACGTCGCGGCCTGAACGTCATCGTCCAGATCGACGACAGCCTGGGTCAGGGCGAACACAATATCGAGCGCACCGAGACGAACGAGGACTTCGTCGCGCCTGAGATCGAGATGCCCAACCTCGACGACGACTTCGACGCCTCGCTGTACGAAGACGAGGATGAGGACGACGACGAGGAGATCATCGCCGACGACGATGACGACACCGTCGAATCCCTGGATCGCGAAGACAGCGACGACGACGAACCGCGCGAACGTTCGGAACGTCACGAAGGCGGTCGCGATCGCGGTCGTGGGCGCAACCGTCGCCGTCGCGGCGGTCGTCGCGACGAGGAAACCTCCGACGTCGAGGCCGTCGATACGGTCAGCGCCGACGACGCCTCGGACGATGAGGAAGACGAAAACGGCCGCCGCCGTCGCCGTGGCCGCCGTGGCGGTCGCCGCGTCCGTGAGGATGGCGAGCGCGACGTCTACACCTGGGTTCGCGGCCGCACGCCGTCGCTGGACGACCCCTATGTCTGGTTCGACCCGCTGAACCCCGGCCGCTCAGAAGGCCGTCCGGAACGCGGCGAGCGCCCCGAGCGGGCTGAACGCCCCGCTGTCGCTCAGTCCGAGGTCGAAGGCCTGGAAGTGGTCGCCGGCGAAGGCTCCGGCGAGGAAGGCGGCCGGTCGCGCCGTCGTCGCCGTCGCGGTCGCGGCCGTGGCGAAGGTTCCGTCAGCCACGAGATCAAGGTCGAGAACCGCGCCACCAACGAAGGCATGCCGCCCGACGGCTCGCCCGAGACGCCGATGGCCGTCATGGTCGAGCCGACCGAGGCCGTCGAAACGGCCGCCCCGACCATCGCGTCCGAGCCTCAGCGTCGTCGCGTGCGCCGCAAGTCGGCCAGCGCCAATGTCGAGATCGCGACCGAACCGCATCCCGACACCGCCATCGAGCCGAACGAGGCTACGGTCCAAGGCGCGCCGGTAGAGCTGGACGTGACCCCGCACGAGGCGCTGGCCGCCGAACCGGTCGAGGTCGCCCCGGTCGCCGCCCCGACGGCGGTTCCGGTGACCGAGGCCGTGCTGGCCGAGCCCTTCGTCGCCCCCACGCCGGAGATCGACGTTCAGGCCATCATCGCCGAAGACCCGAACCAGATCGTCGCACCGCCCGAAAAGCCCAAGCGCGGGTGGTGGCGCCGCTGA